In Anas acuta chromosome 6, bAnaAcu1.1, whole genome shotgun sequence, the following are encoded in one genomic region:
- the LOC137858438 gene encoding anterior gradient protein 3-like: MHSFPLLCSLILCNGLMVAAQQKVQKPTKEEGGSPAHIRIPQTLSRGWGDDIEWVQTYEEGLARSKHSKKPLMVIHHLEECPYSQALRKAFASSPEIQQMAQEDFIMLNLVHSSSDDNMAPDGHYVPRILFVDPSLTVRADLTGKYGNRMYAYEPEDISTLIENMRQAKLLLHTEL, from the exons ATGCACAGCTTCCCATTACTGTGCTCCCTCATCCTCTGCAATGGCCTAATGGTAGCCGCACAGCAAAAGGTTCAGAAGCCAACCAAAGAAGAGGGAGGGAGCCCCGCTCATATACGGATCCCACAGACTCTCTCTCGAG GCTGGGGAGATGACATCGAGTGGGTGCAGACATATGAAGAAGGTCTAGCACGTTCAAAACACAG CAAGAAGCCACTGATGGTTATTCACCACTTGGAAGAGTGTCCTTACAGCCAAG ctttgagGAAGGCATTTGCTTCCAGCCCAGAGATCCAGCAGATGGCCCAGGAGGACTTCATCATGCTTAATCTGGTG CATTCCAGCAGCGATGACAACATGGCACCTGATGGCCATTATGTCCCTAGGATCCTCTTTGTGG aCCCTTCTTTGACAGTTCGAGCTGATCTAACAGGCAAATACGGGAACAGGATGTATGCTTACGAACCAGAAGATATTTCGACCT